The Rhizophagus irregularis chromosome 12, complete sequence sequence actttatatattaaatgatttgtTTGTGAgagaattattatatgaataaaatatgaCAATAAAACTAACTAATGACAATTTTGTTATACAAAAAACTCAACTgacataaatgaaaatttgtgAAGAGTCAATATATATACCAATTACTAGTTGTATATActacttatatataatacaaataaaactcTTTGATGTACAAGTCTAGCtaccctataagaaatatgtatacagAAAAGATaagttttgtatacattttttgtacgtttctataaattctgtatacaaattccgtatatttaataagcaattcatttttgaacattttttaaaaaaactaatgtataagaaatatatacagaaaaaattaatcatgcaGAAtgtatatggaatttttaaacttaatatttttagaagataatttacaaaaatcctGTATCATAACATGaaatcacatgattgtttattgttttgttatgatacgttttttgttttttatataaattcttaCTTTTGATAAGTTTGATCTTTTGATCTTTCCTTtctgttttttcttttctttttctttctcttgttttatttttgttattttttctaaatttttcttctttcttcatcacccctttttaaaaataattttttttttcgtacctcactttttaaaaaatttttttttcatcactctttttgaaaaaaaaatttttttgttactctttaaaaaaaatttttttcttttattcccactctttttttttttttaaaaaaaaaatttcttctttctatttctattttctctttataaaaaattttttatttttctaactttcgACGTCcttccttttaaaaaaaaaatttttttttaactttcctaactttGTTAcctctctttttaaaaaatattttttcgatttattttttatttccctttttttttatttatatttaatttcatatttctgctttataaaaatttttatttttaaaagctttgtcttatttttaaaaaaaattttttttaagctttACCTGCTTTGTtactctttttaaaaaaatattttttgatttattttttatttacctttttttttatttatatttaatttcgtaggccagcagattttttttgtgagaatattcagtttcttttttctatttttgtagatcattttggaagtccttttctttttgtaggatgattcaggatttttttctttttttaggtcagttcgaattttcttgtttttttgtaagattcttttctttttgttggttgtttcagttttgttgcttcaaagtcttctttttttgtaggtcagttttggatttattttattgttttggtttctttttcattagacGCCgccataattcttttcttttatgtagATCGACATTCTGAagttcttttcttcttttttttgtaggaatgcttgAGGCTGGtacttggacgattgcagatactatatgaggggagttttgtttccaatcttttttttttgttcttttaagTTGTTTGACttcaaatgaacctgaacttatagataattttggttgcaataagtggttttaataagaagggaattttcataatgtatttgtactttgtttattttttattttttatttaatttaataaagtaaaattagatttatgtaaatacaattatagtaagctgtaatacaaatagtaaattcagtgaccaaatcgtataaatttcgtgataaaactaatgatcaaatcatgtaaatttcatataaatcctatgcaaattccgtattcaaaccatatttttaatgatacggaattgtgcatttttctgtatcctattatgatacgttatttctaaggaaaaaaatcgtataaaaactttataaaaaacatatccaatttttttatagggctgtTTACCCAAAAGATAAGAAATGGATCACTTATGCTAGATTATTACTAGATTAGATTCTGATAATTCTTTacttatattacttatatttatgACTACTAAATGAAACActcaaaagaatatttttaaaaagaataatatgtCATTTAAACTGCAGCAGCAAAAAACTAAGAAATCTAAACTGGCActgataaagaatattttatcagTTATGACCGGATATGCCACAAGAAAGGgctaatatttgtaaaattgttatttatgatattttcttCACAATGATACAACTTgatattcttataaatttaagaaaatggGTAAAATTATTGCAATAAAACTTAAAACATAAAAGAAGTATTTGACTTTGACTGTGTTAATTGACCTTAACAAGTGGACTTTGTTGAATTGAAACAATGGAGTTTGGATAGCTTCATTTGAAAGAATATCTGTACAATAATTTTTGGTATTCTAAACTCTGAAGTAATGTAAAGAATGTGAAATTTTAGGCTGTAATAATAAACCTATCTAAATCTATTACCAAAAGTGTTTTATACAACACTGAGAACCCTACTCAATATAATCTATACTATCGCAACTGGATGGTACTTTAGCTTTTAAGATTACTagttcaattattttattaacctttattttaccttattttttttttattaaaatccttttttttctttttattattttgcagTGGATCTTGCTGAATTTTTCCAAAGGGTTTAGACTGAAAGGAGAGGTTTCCCTCTAAGAAAAGTAATTGCAGAAATTACTCTTATAGCTCAAAATCCACCTGACAGTACATATgtgaagttttttttaagatgACGAGTAGTTTAGAACTTACTAATGTTAGATATTAGatgtatttgtttttatatataatgtcttatgcatttattttctaataaagttttaaatgtgctgcagtaaaaaaaaaaaaagaatgattttTACTCAAATTACTGGTCATtattggccagaattatcaattttaccggcactatatttttttaatgctggtcgatcgtcataatttcagtcaccgtAGAAAAATTCTATTGgaatattctaaaattttagaattatataatttttaaatattactataagAATTCATATCTAAGGAAATTAACAGGATCATCGATTGATCGACAATAAtagattatcaaatttttttagcagATTTCttagttttataaatttactcaTTATGTTTGGTAAGAAAAAGTCGCGTTTAGGACGTACTTTTCGACATAGACAATTTCAACACAAGCAACAAAAAACCGTAACAAGTTAGTTTAATTGTAAAGTAAACCAACCCGTTCTGGTCTAATAATTATACTCGTAGTTATTAAGGAAGAAAAGTGGACTAATTTTCGAGAATGGTTAAAGCGAGAGGGATTTCCTAAAACGAATTTAACATTAGCCGAATTCCAAGgtttacattttaattatttagtaatatttctctttttttttcattaataatttataatttcggTAGATACAGGAAGAGGAATGATGGCAACGCGAGATATTAAAGTAATGGTCAAAAGTGTATATTAGGttctttttactaaaattacaCATCTGGCGTTTAGCACCTAAAAGAGTTTTTCCAATGatcaatgaataaaaatatttaaattagaaaGCCTTGAATTAAGCCTTTGAGTTTGTTCAGCAACATAATTTGGATTAATAATagcaattttttatatattatgacATAATACGCTGCGAtgtgttttatatttaattacaagtcatttactaatatttaggCTGGTGAAGTCATAATTTCTGTTCCGAAGAAATTTCTAATAACTTATAGAAGTTTAACGAATTTATTGAAAGGTCAACTTTCTCggtaattatttgaaatttatctaaattttttctttttatacaaatattcaTGTTTTTTACCTATACTTGTAGAAGCCCAGTAAAACTCTCTGCACACCAGTTTATATCCctgtatttaattttagaatataaaaaggGATCACAAAGTAGTATTTATCCGTATATTAATATGTTACCAAAAGACTTTGATAATATgccattaaattataataaagaactGTTCAACTTGCTGCCACATAATGTCAAAGGTacaatttgttaaatattatctaaaaagCACTAATTAAGTTAATATGTATTCATGTTTTCTATATCTTAGTGGACGTAAAATCACAAAGAGCGAAATTTGAACATGACTTTGCAGCTATCAACAATTTCCTTAAAGTTAAGTTTGCTAAagtatttgtatttataacCCAATTTGTAAACTAATATGTTTGTTTTCTTCACAGAGTCAAGGTATTCACTCAAAGATTACACGTAAAGATTATTTATGGGGATGGCTTTGTGGTATGTTACCTCAGCGCTAAGAATCATAgaaaagtattatttaaattgaattaattagaTTGTATCGGATATACACAAAAAATATCTGGTTTGGTTAGCAAAAATACCaaattgatatattatataatcttgtTAACTATCAggtgaatataaaatttcattaaattcacttttttttaacaaaattaattttaattaaaattttattagtgtTTTATTGTAGTTAATACACGATGTATTTACCTAGAAACCAAGAACTCAGATGATGTAAAAGATCGTATTGCCATTGCTCCATTGCTAGATTTCTTGAACCATACATACGAAGCAAAGGTAAATAAATGCAATAAGATATTATTTTGGATTTCTTGAGAATATTAAGTTGTCACACGACCAATGTAGATCAAAGGcgaatttaattatatgacTCAGTGTTACGAAATAACTACTTTTGTCCCTTATAAAAGGGGAGATCAGGTTTGTTCAtgacttattttttttgtctttttaatattttgtatgttcttataatagttttttttatatttaggtttttattaactatGGACCccatgataatttttttatattaatggaATATGGATTTGTTATCCCAAATAATCCATATAATTATGTATCGCTTGACAAAGAATATCTTGAAATTTCTCTTCCCGGAGAAACAGAACTTGCCAGACAAGAAAAACTTGATTTGTTACTTCGGCATGGTTTTTATGggtaaattattatgttatataatatagataCGAACGTGCAAACTCTCACGTGTGGATATTGTTTATTCAGGGACTATAGTTTACGCATATCCGAGATCTCATTCAGATTATTGACAGCTTTGCGTTTACGTGTTATACAACAATTTGATGTCTCAACAACAGGAACTCAAGGAATCATACTAAAATGGAAAAATACCATTACCGGATTAAcggaaattattaattcacaaaatgaaaaatcaatGTACTTTCATCTTCAATTAATATGTGAGAGTGCCTTGTTAAAAGCTGAACAGGTTTTGGAGGCTTTGAAGGCTTCGGTTAGAATATCTAAAATTCATCCCTACGCAATCTTTTTCGTTGTAAATgtgacaaattaatttatttttctttgttatcaTATATAGAAAGCGACACATCTTCCTTTGTCACATGTCAAACTACTTTGGTTAGAATCAATAGTCATCTTGCATTCTGTGATCAAAATTATACAAGATTCTCAATAGGAAAGTCTCCACGCATGTACAGTGCTACGTCAGCCGATTAGCAAATGTACGTGTTACTTTGTCAAACATTTGAATGTTTGTTTTACAACATAAGTAAAAACGTgctatgatttattttatttactgcgtataattattttttcctaCAATAGTCTGAAACAATATCATATAGGATACGTAGTAAGGTACGCAGTAATGCTGTGGTACAACATAAAATATCCGGACATGgctgataaaaatatatgagaCTGGATTGGTCTTGTAGTACTTCTTGTATTAagttattgtattttttttttgtaacgatTAAATTTCGCTTATGTTCgccgaaattttaaaaatgtggCGGGAATGTGCCGAAAGGAAATTGCCTactatggaaaaaaaaatttttatatatcatagctaaaggaaattttttggggttacttaatattttaaatataaaaagaaaagaaagactATTAAGATTTAACTTCGGAGAATACGactcttataataataaaatagccAATATAGCCAAAATAGCCAGGTGTTACCACTAAATTTATGTCttcataaaaatatagaatattaaatatatacaattcGGCCTATTCCTAATAGTTATATCAATTCAATAAGCGTCATACTAATACTTATACATCATGAAttcatcataatatttttttcttgtttattatattaaaataaaataattaatcatcaCCAAATAAAGACCTTGTTAAAAATGTAGTACCCCCTCCCCCAAAAACAATCATACTATTTTCTGCTCAAGAGAAAATCCCAAATTTCGTTTCCCAGAATTACACTATCGTACTGCATTTTCTGACCCCCCAAAAAATTTCcgtaacaataattattaccaCACCCCTTCAAAACAACTCCACCTTCCTTTGAAGTCTTCACTTTGACACTTAGTTGTTTTCTCCTAACCATCAAAAAGAGAAACTACTGCTAGCTGTGCAAATtcttgcttatttttttttcattttaagtCAGTTGACACTTATCTTATAGTTTTGCTAATACTGCGCAACTTTGCTAGCGGTTCATCTtggattaatttaaataaggtTTTTTGTTCCTTCTCTCCAGATAATAAAACCTCGTTACTTGGctaatatttaaagttttgcTGTTATAGTTAATAgtgagtatttttaaaaaacaacatAGCCACACCTATCGCAATGAGTATATAAACAGTTctcattaaataaaagaactaccatctaatttattttttctgcaTCGACACTTTGTTTCTTTTCTTGGCTAACCGTTTAACACTTTTTGGTTTacccaatttttataaatagttccTACACCTATTTTAATACACACAAAGTCTTTACAAAATGGCTATGGACTTGAGAGTAGGAAATAAATATCGGATAGGAAGGAAGATCGGTTCAGGTTCTTTTGGGGATATTTATCTCGGTAAGTTTATGAGAGGAAGCATTGTTGACAAtagaataaatatgaaaaaatatattcctaCTGCtatgtttctttttaatgaagttgtatattattattaaatcttgtTATAGGCACAAATATTATCAATGGTGAAGAGGTAGCCATTAAACTAGAATCTACAAAAGCTAAACATCCACAATTGGAATATGAGGCAAAAGTATATAAAACACTTGCCGGTGGTGTGGGAATTCCATTTGTTCGCTGGTATGGCACTGAGTGTGATTATAACGCAATGGTAATCGATTTATTGGGTCCATCCTTGGAGGatttgttcaatttttgtaATCGTAAATTTTCGCTAAAGACAGTGCTGTTATTAGCTGATCAATTGGTAtgtattatataacaaaaaaaaaatagacaaatagcttttgatttaaattttgtatggttttaacatttattttattttattcaacgTATTTACGAATTGCTTTTGCTTTTGTTAGATCTCTCGAATCGAATATATtcattctaaaaattttattcatcgAGATATCAAACCCGATAACTTTTTAATGGGTATTGGTAAACGTGGTAATCAAGTTAATGTAATTGATTTTGGTTTAGCCAAAAAATATCGCGATCCAAAAACACATTTACATATCCCTTATAGAGAAAATAAGAATTTGACAGGTACAGCTCGATATGCTAGCATCAATACTCATTTGGGAGTCGGTAtgtataatacaataaaaattttatgtgtaaatatttaattttttgctaatttgatttatttttgatattctttttaaGAACAATCCCGTCGTGATGATCTTGAATCACTGGGATATGTAATGATGTATTTTTGTCGCGGATCTCTTCCATGGCAAGGTCTTAAAGCTGCAACAAAGAAGCAAAAATATGATCGTATAATGGAAAAGAAAATGACCACGCCTACAGAACTTCTCTGTCGCACATTTCCCAATGAATTTGCTATTTATTTGAACTACACACGATCTCTTCGATTTGACGATAAACCTGATTATAGTTAtctaagaaaattatttagagATTTGTTTGTTCGTGAAGGATTTCAATATGATTACGTTTTTGATTggacaatttttaaatatgtaaatcttCTAATATCTAATTatctagtaaaaaaaatgtaaatatttaaaatattttactaaactttatattttgtttaggAAAAAGATGCAAGTAAAGTGCATATGCCATTAGCAATGCCGGACGATGCAAATGGAGCCGTCGAACAAGGTGAAGACGATAATAAGGTTCAAAAACGTGTTACTTCTCGACAAACCACTGGACTAGTAAATGAACCAACAGCTTCAACAACACGCAGAACTACAAACAAACCACCTCTGTATAATCCCGGTATCAGCGGTTCACGAGCTGCTGCATCATCTCAGCAAATTCAAAGTGGTCCTTCACGTATAACACAAGTCCCAAGGCGCAACAATAAAGATGCTGCTCCTCAACCTGTGCCTTCGGACAGATTGTAcgttatatttattgtattatctATTTCtcttaatgtaaaaattaattaatttataattgatataacTTAATTATTGCAGACTTCGTAGTCAAACTAAGAATAACCCAGCAAGTccaaattatatgaatttccGAGTTAGAAAAGATGAATCATCCGGCGGAAATGGGCAATGGTATTAATAATAGACACTGCGCTCAATTAACAAAAATGTACGTTTTTTATGCTATGAACAATTTAATTTTCCTCTtatcttttattctttttagtatatatatactatatactatgcgaatttgtttttttataaaaaatataaactttttttttttaataccttCCCTTTTAAGTTATGTTATAGAATGTTTGTTCTTTTTGTAATATGTTTAATAGTTGATATTTGTGTGGGTCTGATTTAATGCGAGATTTGTACTTTTTCACGAACGAAGTCAGTCAGGTCGAAGGGAGGGACACTTAAAGAAACGAAAGCTACAAGACGGGATTCTAATTACTTTATAACTGTATTGAAAACCTTTAGCGAACGATTTAATCGATCTGCTACAAGGCAAGAACATTTTTTCCTGCCAGAAGCGGTGAATATaaatacacatatatatatatttctctttttttttctttttttgtttgataatGTAGCATTTTAGATAATTAGTACACAATATACACTGGGTGGAACTGTGATTTTAATAGGTATACAgcaaatttgcaaaaaaagcACAATAATTGAttgtagaaaaaaattttttattcattagtCTTTTTGTCTTTTTATTGATGGCCTCgaattttcattcttttattatatgaaccctgaatattttatttgtgaatTTTACTGTTTATCTATAGACTTGAATTTTCCGGAACAAAAAATTGCCGAGGtagaaatgtttaattttagtACTATACTcgaattttattacaaatctCATCAATCCCCTTCCtaatcattttctaatttgccatcaaatttctttctttttgcTATGTGCCTTTGATTTCACTGAAATTcagttgaaaaaattttttcttctcgtattttcttaaatatacaAAACTTGCTTATATATTTACAGATATTATTCtctttgtaactttttaagatttcttttatattaaaaaaaactgttaattacagtttcacaaaaaattttaaataacattttctagctattattttattttatttttttttgatttttactcTATTGAATTTCTTcttgataatatattttgcaaatatattatacgtactagttttttttctttttttgtataaagttctttttttttatttctttttttcctttttatttattatatgaaattgtaagttattcttttcttttttataaatttatatattactcgtttttttatgaatatacgACAAATGtttgttaaataatactaaGCTTAAcgagattaataaaaatattaaatatatggaaaatatttcaatatacCCCTATTTTTTGAtagcaaataaatatatgctATAATTCttgttttaataaacaaataaaaagtaatttactTTAGTAacataaattcataataactttttcacattattttctaatcttagattataatttttttaataaatactaataataattaatatgattaatcatattttttaaattactctgcctaattttattttaataataaatgtagttaattaaaaaatattatagaaattatataataatttaaattggtTAGTTGGTTAATTCTAATAAAcaattgttataaataaattctagTAATTAGTagctaaataattattacagttagattaattacaatatagatattattaatttagcattacaattgatttttttcacaaatacttctaatatatatatatataagtaaatttttttatgtatatttaaataaataagttttactaataaataatctaaGTTAAATCATCTAAGTTAAATcatcttataaaattaatttataaatttttattaaataatttaagttaaactatactataaaaataatttataaatttattatttcatatgaatttgccaattttttttggttatattatataacaaaaagtcttttatttcaaaaacaattttatttctatcttattaaactatatttggatattataaagtataataaccagtttttttacatttttaacaatatttacaCATTTTTGATTACTAAAATCTTGAATAACTAGTCTAATATATTGATCATTTACATttgtaatatctttaataatttttttttttgtaaaaatttgacttttaatttatatagtcAAACCTCCATGTACCGATTTCCAATGTACTGATAATTTCCTGTactgataaattttcattgttccatttcacatataataaaaaaaactgcattatattgatattgtatataatttcacAATGTAATGTATACTGATACTTTTTCTTAATccctttataataatatacagtatattaaagaTGTACTAATATTTTAGCcatattagtattaatttgGGTTAATACTATAAAGTTGGcctgaataaaaaatttaatttgaacttttttgtaatttattttgccaaaatttaattattttagccTATTAATCAAATGCTATTTATCTGCATTatgttatttgtaatatattttaatgtattgATATTGTTTTCAATTAGAAGCATTAGTATCAAGGTTTGACTATCTACTAATTTGATAATAGACATGATTTACAATATG is a genomic window containing:
- a CDS encoding casein kinase I variant 2, encoding MAMDLRVGNKYRIGRKIGSGSFGDIYLGTNIINGEEVAIKLESTKAKHPQLEYEAKVYKTLAGGVGIPFVRWYGTECDYNAMVIDLLGPSLEDLFNFCNRKFSLKTVLLLADQLISRIEYIHSKNFIHRDIKPDNFLMGIGKRGNQVNVIDFGLAKKYRDPKTHLHIPYRENKNLTGTARYASINTHLGVEQSRRDDLESLGYVMMYFCRGSLPWQGLKAATKKQKYDRIMEKKMTTPTELLCRTFPNEFAIYLNYTRSLRFDDKPDYSYLRKLFRDLFVREGFQYDYVFDWTIFKYEKDASKVHMPLAMPDDANGAVEQGEDDNKVQKRVTSRQTTGLVNEPTASTTRRTTNKPPLYNPGISGSRAAASSQQIQSGPSRITQVPRRNNKDAAPQPVPSDRLLRSQTKNNPASPNYMNFRVRKDESSGGNGQCERFNRSATRQEHFFLPEAIISTQYTLGGTVILIDLNFPEQKIAEVEMFNFSTILEFYYKSHQSPS
- a CDS encoding casein kinase I: MAMDLRVGNKYRIGRKIGSGSFGDIYLGTNIINGEEVAIKLESTKAKHPQLEYEAKVYKTLAGGVGIPFVRWYGTECDYNAMVIDLLGPSLEDLFNFCNRKFSLKTVLLLADQLISRIEYIHSKNFIHRDIKPDNFLMGIGKRGNQVNVIDFGLAKKYRDPKTHLHIPYRENKNLTGTARYASINTHLGVEQSRRDDLESLGYVMMYFCRGSLPWQGLKAATKKQKYDRIMEKKMTTPTELLCRTFPNEFAIYLNYTRSLRFDDKPDYSYLRKLFRDLFVREGFQYDYVFDWTIFKYEKDASKVHMPLAMPDDANGAVEQGEDDNKVQKRVTSRQTTGLVNEPTASTTRRTTNKPPLYNPGISGSRAAASSQQIQSGPSRITQVPRRNNKDAAPQPVPSDRLLRSQTKNNPASPNYMNFRVRKDESSGGNGQWSKGGTLKETKATRRDSNYFITVLKTFSERFNRSATSILDN